DNA from Amorphoplanes friuliensis DSM 7358:
TGCTGCGCGCCCAGCTGCTCCCCACCTGGGAGCTGATGTGGCGCACCCTCGACCTGCTGCGTGAGCTGCCGGCCGGCTCCCGGGTGGCCGGTCGCTGGGACAGCGACCGGGACACCTTCTCGGGCTTCGTGCAGCACCTGGCCGACGGTGGCCCGCCCCAGCCCCGGCGCGACGGCGCGGTCGCGGCAGCCGCCCGCCTGAGCCGCCTGGAGAACGCCGCCACCCGCTACGCCGTCCAGCGCGCCTTCGACGACCCGCTCGTGATGGCCGAATACCGCCTGACCGGTGCAGCCTTCGTCGGCGACGTGACCCTGGCCAAGGCCGACCGGATCGACGACAGCGGCAAACGCCCGGTGCTGCGCCCGCGCATCATGGTCGTCACCTCCGAGCCCGTACGCGTCGAGAAGGGCGCCACGCTCACCTCACCCGTCCGCCCCGGTCAGAAAGCCCTGGTCATCTCGGTGACCGCGGTCGACGACACCAAGACCGAGGTGCTGCTGGAGCTCTCCGGCGGGATGGGCCGCAAGCTGATCGCCGAGCCCGGCAGCGTGCCCGAGGCGGGGGAGCGGCTGCTGTTCACCACGCTGAGCGAGGCGTACCGGCCGGGTGGGGCTTTCCCGGAGCCGGACCAGACCCCGTGGACGCACGGCGGCCCGCCGGTGCCGGATCAACGCAGCCCGGAGAACAGTGCTGTGTCAGCCGACGCGGATCAGCAGTAGCGCGATGTCGTCCGCACGGCGGGCGGCGGCGTCGAGCAGACGCGCACACAACTCCTCACCGGGCAGGGCGGCGTTGCCGTGCAGGGCCGCCTCGATCGTGGCGATGCCGTCGTCGAGCATCCGCCCCGGCGTCTCCACCAGGCCGTCCGTGTAGAGCACGAGCGTCGACCCGGCCGGCACCCGGCGGTGATGGGTGGACCGCTCGTTGCGCAGGGCCAGACCCAGCAACGGCTCCGGCCGGACCCACCAGATCTCGACCGTGCCGTCCGGGAGCAGCAGCAGCGGCGGTGGGTGGCCGGCATTCGAGAACGCCACCGTGTAGTCGTCGCCGTCGCGGCTCATCCGCGCCAGGATCGCGGTCGCCGAAGCGGGAACCCGCAGGCCGCGCACCGCACGGTCCAGCTGCGTCAGGAGCGGGCCCGGCTCGTCCTCACGGCCGTAGGCGTCACCGCGGACGAGGTTGCGGAGCTGTCCCATCGTGGCCGCGGCCTCGATGTCGTGCCCGGAGACGTCCCCGACGGCCAGCATGACCGAACCGTCCGGCTGGGCGAACGCGTCGTACCAGTCGCCGCCGACGGCCGCACCGTCCTGGGCGGGCAGGTAACGGGCGTGCAGCTCGACACCCGGGATCGTCGGCAGCTCGGTCAGCATGCTCTGCTGCAGCACCTCGGCCACGTGCCGCTGCTGGCGGTAGAGGCGGCTGTTGTCGAGGGCCAGCCCGGCCCGCCGGCCGATGTCGGTGCCGGTGCGCTCGTCGGCGTCACCGAAAGGCGGCCGGGACGGGCCGTTGACCAGCGTGATCGAGCCGAGCACCCGGTGATTCACCGGCGCGGTGATCGGCGCGACCACGAACGACGCGTACCCGAGGCGGGCCGCGAGGTCGGCCATCTCCGGGTTCGAGGTGCGGTCGAGGATGTTCGCGGGTGTCTCACCGTCGCGGCGGATGGCCATGCCGGTGCGCTGCACGGCCAGCACGATCGACTTGGCGCCCAGACCGGTGGTCATCAGCTCGGCGAACCGGGTGACGTCCTCCGCCCGCGCGGGATCGTGGTGCGCGGCGGAGACCTGCCGCACCGAACCGTCGGGGTCGACCAGCGAGATCAGGCACCAGTCGGCGAGCCGCGGTGTGACGGCCGAACCGAGGCTGCTCAGCGCCTCGTCGATGTCGATGGTCGTGGCGAGCGTCTCCGTCAGCTCCGCCAGCATCGCCAGCTGGTCGTGCGCGTTCTCCGCGTGCCGGCGGGCCTCCTCGGCCAGCTCCCGCTCGATCCGGAGCCGCAGCTCGGACGAGCAGGCCTCGGCCAGGTCGTTCAGCGTCTCCAGCTCGGCGCGGGTCCAGGCGCGCGGCTTGGTGTCGATCGCGCACAGCGAGCCGAGTGTCCGGCCGTCGGCGTCGGTCAACGGCATGCCGGCGTACGCCACGACACCCAGCTCGGGGATGGCGAGGTTGTCACGCACCTGGGCGTAGATCCGGGCGTCGGGGAAGACCTTCGGCACACCCTCGACCACGACGTACTGGCAGAACGAGTGGGTCAGGGGTGTCTCGCGCTTGCCGCTCCACGGCTCGGCCAGGCCGACCTGACCCGGGAAGAACTGCCGCTCGTCGTCGACCAGGGAGACCAGCGCCACCGGCACGTCCAGCAGCCGCTTGACCAGGCTCGCGAAGCGGTCGAAGGCAGCGTCGGGCTCGGCGCCCACGCAGACGCGCTGGAGGGACTGCAGACGTGCGGGATCGGCGAGACTGCCCGCTTTCCCCCCGGCAACCGCCTCGGCGTCTTCCGCCATGCCCCCTCCAACAACAGTTGCCCCCCGGCAGACCGAAGAGCCAGGTTACCCGCCTCCGGGCGGGTCGGCAGCAGGGAGATCAGGCGACGGTGACCACGGCCTCCCGCGCCAGAGCAGCCCAGCGCTGGGTCCAGTCGTCCCGGACCTCGGCGAACGCGTCGTCCCCCAGCCCGAAGGTCGAGACGACAACCTCGATGCGACCGGCCTCGGGACTGTCGAGAGGCTCGTGCCCGGAAACCAGCACCAGCTGCCCGTCGGCGGTCATGACCTGCGCTGTCCTGGTGCCGAGCGGCAGTGCCTCACCATCGGCCAGCGCCAGCACTCCGCGACCCCTCGCCGACCCGGTCAGGTGAACCGTGCGGCGCAGGCCCTCCGGCCGCTCCTCCAGCAGGAAGCGCAACTGCGCGAGAAAAACACGCCACCCCTCCTCCATGGCATCGAACGCCACGGGGTCGGCGGCCGGATCGCCGATGCGCACAGCCCGGACCGTGCTGCGGTCGTCGTCGCCCGTCACCTCCAGGAAGGAACTGTCGGGCCAGCCCATTCGCTCGGGTGATGTCAGCGTCGCCTCGTCGACGAAGATCTGTTGAATCTCGTGGTCGAGACCGTCGTGGTCCCAGCCGAACCATTGCCGCAGCACAGGCGGCTGAGTCACGGCGTCCCACACCTCGTCGCGGCCCGCGGCCACGGGCTGCTCCACGTCGTACGGCTTGGGCTCGCTGTGCTCGGTCATACCGTCCATCCTGGTCTTCCCGGCCGGATCACGCCACGCTGCTTACCCCGGACGGATCACCTCACGCCACGTTGCGGCGGCCGGGGTCCAGCGGCTGGCGCTCGCCGGCGCTCAGACCCGAGCGGATCGTGCGGATGGTCTCGGTGCGGCCGAGCCCGGCCCAGCGGGCGGCCGCGGTGAGCTCGCGGGTGACCGTCGCCGCGTCCAGCAGGCCCGACCCGACGAGCCGGCCGAGAGCGAACGCCGCCCGGTTGAGAGTGTCGTTGCGGGCGCCCACGGGTGCGTGCGCCACCCGGGCCGTCTCGGCCTCCAGGGCCACAGCCGCATAACGATCGGGGTGGACTATGACCGCCGGGCTGACCGGTCCCGCTGTCACGGAGGGTGCATCCGGGCCCGCGATCAGATTGCGCAGCAGGGCCGGCGCAGCGGGAGGATCACCGGGCCGGACCACCCAGTAGTAAGAGGTGCCGTGCGCGTGCCGCGACGGTGGCGCGATCACATAACCACCCGTGCCACGCCAGTCGAGCCCGGGCAGCAGATGCACCCTGTTGCCGTGCCCGAGCGGGGCGAACCAGAAGTGCCAGCCGCCACCACCCGTGCGGACCTGCGGACCTGGTGGCACCGCCCCGCCGAGCAGCTGCCGCAGGCCGTGCCACCCGCCGGGGGAGTCGACGTCGGCCACATCCATGACGATGCCGGTGCGCAGACCGACGTTGGCGTCGGGCCACCTCTCCCACCACAGCTCGATCCGGCGCGGGTCGGTGCTCGCCTCGGTCAGGCCGTGGCGCAGCCGTGGATGTTTCCCCGGGCGTGCACAATCCGGGCGTCCGCACGAGCACGAGCCGTCGGCCGCAGGCGTGTGCACCGGCAGGACGGGGATCCCGTGCCGGGCGTACGCAAGCGCGGATTCGAGCAGCATTGGCACAAGTGTACGAAGAAAACGCGGCTCCCGCAGCCCTTCGCCGTGCCCTATGCTGCCGGGCCATGTGGGACTGGGACGCCGAGCAGAGGCCGCCCCCGGCCGTGCTGCCCGGCGCCCGTGCAGTCCTCGGCGCCGTGCTGCTGCTGGGCCTGCTCGCCGCGGGAGCCGGGTTCCTCCTGCGGCCGTCCGGGTCGGCGCGACCGCCCAGCACGGACGGGCAGACGCTGCTGCGGGCCCGCGAACCCGTGACCCAGGACCTCACGATCGGCGCCGACCTGCTGCTGACCGGGGGCGGCGGCCCGGCCCGCGTACGCCTCGACGGCGTCGAGGTCGGCACCGGCAGATGTGCGCCGGTGAGCACGGCGACTGTCGTGGTGGACGTCACTGTTTCGGGGGCAGCTCCGGTCGTACCGTCCGCCTTCACGCTGACCACCGCGGAGGGTGAGCGGGTGCCCGGGTCGGCTTTCTGCTCGGCACCCTCCGCCTCGGTACGGATCGGGTTCGCGGCCACCTCGGTCCGGCTGCTCGGTTACACGCCGTACGGTGGCGAGCCGCTCGGCAGCTGGCGACTGCGCTGAGCGGGGTCCGCGGACCTGGCCGGTCCCGATTATGCTGCGCTCACTTTCCCCGCTGTCCCCTGTTTGCCCGAGGAGAACCACCCCCGTGACGAAGGAGCCGCACGGCGATCCTGTGCCTCCGGACGTGCCGCCGATCGAGAGTCTCGACAATTCGGTGCCGGACGACGACACCATGCCCGCCGCCCCGTTTTCCGCCCCGCCTTCTTCCGCCCCGCCTTCTTCGGCCCCGCCCTTTGGCCCCGCGCCTTTTTCCGCCGCGCCGGTCAAGCCCGTCCTGATCGGGCGGCGTCCCCGGGGCAAGCTGTCGAAAAAGCTGATCACGGCGTATTTTGCGGGCGGTCTTGCGCTGCTGCTGGCCGGCACGGTCGCGGTGTTCTACCTGGCGGTCCAGGTCTACGGCCAGACCGCGACGACCACGGCGCCCACTGCGCGCGGATCCGCGCCCGCGGTTCCGGTGCCGGCCGGGGGATCGGCGAGGGGTCGCACCCCCGCGCCGATCGAGCCGTCCGGTCCGCTGCGTGCCCGCTTCGGACCGGAACGCCTGAAGAACGGCGAGAAGTTCCTGGTCGTCGGCGAGGGTGACGCGAAGTTCGAGGTCACCGTCAAGGCCAAGAAGCTCCGCCGGTCGGCCTGCAGCCCGTACGCCGTCAAGCCCGAACTGGGCGGCTACCTGCCCGCCGAGTTGACCGTGAAGGTGCTCCAGGGAGAACCGGACGTCAGCGAGTACGACTTCCGCGTCCAGCAGGCCGACGGCTCGTGGCTGCCCTCGGTCGGTGGCAGCGCCTGCGAGAAGGGCTACGGCTCGTTCGTCCGCCGTCTGTCCGCCGGCCGCACCTACCGCAGCACCATCGTCTTCGACGTCCCGGACACCAAGGGCGACATCGTCTTCCAGTACCCCCTGATCGACATCATCGCCTCCTGGAACATCAGCTAGGCGCGATCGTCCGGAGCACGTGCGCGATGTGGTGCGACGTGCTCCAGGCGATCCAGCTCGCCGGACTGCCACCCCCGCGTGCACTGCGCGACTGACGGGCGATCTGGGCGTCACCCCAGGAGAAGCGCGCGCCGGTCGAGGGCCACTGTGGCGAGTCGACGAGGGTGCGGCACAGGTCGTGACACCGATCGTCGCTGCGCCCGCCGCGCCGTGCCCAGCGGTAGATCCACCAGTCGTGCTCGGCGGTGTAGCGCAGGGTCGGCAGCTGGCGGTGGTTGATGCCGTGACGGCGTACCGGTGAGGTGACGCCGTAATCCGCATAACCGACGCCGGGCTCGGACAGCCGGGCCCAGACCTGGGCGTCGAGCCGGCCGACGGCGACCGGCTCGTCGGTCGGGAGGTCGTCGAGGTTCGGCGGCATCGCGCCGGCTGCGACCGTGACCGACCGCCAGTCCTCGGCGCGCGCCCAGCGCAGGACGTTGCGGGCCCGCTCCTCGAAGCGGTCCGCGTGGGCGGCGCAGGCGGTCTCGGCCAGGTCGATCACCAGGTCGACCCGCTCGGCCTCCAGGCCCGCACCCGCGAGCATCCGGTCGGTCAGCTTGGTCGCGGCGGTCGCGTTCCGTGCGTCGAGATGCGGCTGAAGCCGCAGCACAGCCCGCATCAGGTGCATGCGAGCGGCCAGGCCGTGCTCCACCAGCCGGCGACGACTGTCGTACGCCCGCAGCACCGGCAGCATCGCCACACCGACGTCGGCCAACTCTTCGGCGAGGTCGAGTGGTGGCGAGGACAACGTGTCGGCGGGGTCGGCGATGGCACCCAGGTCGACCGCGATCGCGCCGGTCCGGGGCGGCATCTGGCGCACCAGCTGCGGCAACCGGTCGTCCGGGGCGAGCTCGATGATCGGCATCACCCGCTGGGCCAGGTCCGCGTCGAGGTGGTGCAGGGCGGCCAGTTCGCCGCGACGGGGCCGCAGAATCGGCCGGTAGACACCATCGGTCATTCACTCAAAGTAGCGTCAGATATCCGACGAGTAACAATGTGGACGGGTTTACTCACCCCTGGTGAAGATCCTGGACTCCGCCGTGACGGGATACGGTGCCCCGGTGACCCTGTCTCTCGAGACCCCCGGCAGCGCCGCCACCCGCGTCGTCGACGCGGTGCTGCGCGACCTGGCCACCACCGAGCACCGCGGCGTGGTGGTCGACTCCCCGCCCGGCGCCGGCAAGAGCACCCTGGTCGTCCGGGCCGCCGGTGTCCTCGCAGCCACCGGCGAGTCCCTGATGATCGTCGCGCAGACCAACGAACAGGTCGACGACCTCATCGCCCGCCTCGGCGTGGCCTCACCGACCCTGTCCGTGGGCCGCCTCTCCGCCGTCGACTACGCGGCCACCGACCGCGTCCGCTCCCACCCGTCCTGCCGCGTCGGCGCCAAGGTGGCCGAGCTCGGCGGCCCGCCCGTGACGATCGGCACCGCCGCGAAGTGGGCCACCGTCACCGAGGGCACCTGGCCGTGGGCGATCGTCGACGAGGCGTACCAGATGCGCTCCGACGCCCTGCTGCGCGTCGCCCCCCGCTTCGACCGGGCACTCTTCGTCGGCGACCCCGGCCAGCTCGACCCGTTCTCGACGGTCGAGGTCGACCGCTGGACCGGCCTCTCCTGGGACCCGATGCAGAGCGCCGTCGCCGTCCT
Protein-coding regions in this window:
- a CDS encoding activator of Hsp90 ATPase 1 family protein, with product MTEHSEPKPYDVEQPVAAGRDEVWDAVTQPPVLRQWFGWDHDGLDHEIQQIFVDEATLTSPERMGWPDSSFLEVTGDDDRSTVRAVRIGDPAADPVAFDAMEEGWRVFLAQLRFLLEERPEGLRRTVHLTGSARGRGVLALADGEALPLGTRTAQVMTADGQLVLVSGHEPLDSPEAGRIEVVVSTFGLGDDAFAEVRDDWTQRWAALAREAVVTVA
- a CDS encoding beta family protein; the protein is MTDGVYRPILRPRRGELAALHHLDADLAQRVMPIIELAPDDRLPQLVRQMPPRTGAIAVDLGAIADPADTLSSPPLDLAEELADVGVAMLPVLRAYDSRRRLVEHGLAARMHLMRAVLRLQPHLDARNATAATKLTDRMLAGAGLEAERVDLVIDLAETACAAHADRFEERARNVLRWARAEDWRSVTVAAGAMPPNLDDLPTDEPVAVGRLDAQVWARLSEPGVGYADYGVTSPVRRHGINHRQLPTLRYTAEHDWWIYRWARRGGRSDDRCHDLCRTLVDSPQWPSTGARFSWGDAQIARQSRSARGGGSPASWIAWSTSHHIAHVLRTIAPS
- a CDS encoding bifunctional DNA primase/polymerase, encoding MLLESALAYARHGIPVLPVHTPAADGSCSCGRPDCARPGKHPRLRHGLTEASTDPRRIELWWERWPDANVGLRTGIVMDVADVDSPGGWHGLRQLLGGAVPPGPQVRTGGGGWHFWFAPLGHGNRVHLLPGLDWRGTGGYVIAPPSRHAHGTSYYWVVRPGDPPAAPALLRNLIAGPDAPSVTAGPVSPAVIVHPDRYAAVALEAETARVAHAPVGARNDTLNRAAFALGRLVGSGLLDAATVTRELTAAARWAGLGRTETIRTIRSGLSAGERQPLDPGRRNVA
- a CDS encoding SpoIIE family protein phosphatase, whose translation is MAEDAEAVAGGKAGSLADPARLQSLQRVCVGAEPDAAFDRFASLVKRLLDVPVALVSLVDDERQFFPGQVGLAEPWSGKRETPLTHSFCQYVVVEGVPKVFPDARIYAQVRDNLAIPELGVVAYAGMPLTDADGRTLGSLCAIDTKPRAWTRAELETLNDLAEACSSELRLRIERELAEEARRHAENAHDQLAMLAELTETLATTIDIDEALSSLGSAVTPRLADWCLISLVDPDGSVRQVSAAHHDPARAEDVTRFAELMTTGLGAKSIVLAVQRTGMAIRRDGETPANILDRTSNPEMADLAARLGYASFVVAPITAPVNHRVLGSITLVNGPSRPPFGDADERTGTDIGRRAGLALDNSRLYRQQRHVAEVLQQSMLTELPTIPGVELHARYLPAQDGAAVGGDWYDAFAQPDGSVMLAVGDVSGHDIEAAATMGQLRNLVRGDAYGREDEPGPLLTQLDRAVRGLRVPASATAILARMSRDGDDYTVAFSNAGHPPPLLLLPDGTVEIWWVRPEPLLGLALRNERSTHHRRVPAGSTLVLYTDGLVETPGRMLDDGIATIEAALHGNAALPGEELCARLLDAAARRADDIALLLIRVG